Proteins encoded together in one Hymenobacter monticola window:
- a CDS encoding gliding motility lipoprotein GldH has translation MQNIRMNQRFALHAAFVAVSLCVLSACDPNRVFEKNIDFANNSWDVQQKPSFTFNIEDTTAVYDVHFNVRYASVYGYYNLYVKHSLTGPTGPVGQPGLHQMLLMDPKTGEPKGSGTGDIYDIQFLALPKRHFPKTGQYTLTLEQYMRQDQLPGLMAMGVRVNKHVEKK, from the coding sequence ATGCAAAATATCCGCATGAACCAGCGTTTTGCCCTCCATGCGGCCTTTGTGGCCGTGTCGCTCTGCGTGCTTTCAGCCTGCGACCCCAACCGGGTGTTTGAAAAGAATATCGACTTCGCAAACAACTCCTGGGACGTGCAGCAGAAGCCGTCATTTACCTTCAATATTGAGGACACAACGGCCGTCTACGACGTGCATTTTAACGTGCGCTATGCCTCGGTTTACGGGTATTACAACCTCTACGTGAAGCACTCCCTGACCGGCCCTACCGGCCCCGTAGGGCAGCCCGGCCTGCACCAGATGCTGCTGATGGACCCCAAAACCGGCGAGCCCAAAGGCAGCGGCACCGGCGATATTTACGACATCCAGTTTCTGGCCCTGCCCAAGCGGCATTTTCCCAAAACCGGCCAGTATACGCTGACCCTAGAGCAGTACATGCGCCAGGACCAGCTGCCCGGCCTCATGGCTATGGGCGTGCGCGTGAACAAGCACGTGGAGAAGAAGTAG
- the ricT gene encoding regulatory iron-sulfur-containing complex subunit RicT, which translates to MACSTCSTGGGCGTTKVGGCGSKGGCSSGCTRLNVFDWLQDVEVPDSFAGFDIVEVRFKGGRKEFMRNDLRLPLVTGDAVVVDAAGSGWHLGHVSLKGELVRLQMRKKKVPTDSKEIRSILRIATPDDEERWQAVRDLETGTMFRARAVVSELRLRMKLSDVEYQADRTRALFYYSAEDRVDFRELIRRLADEFRVRVEMRQISLRQEAGRIGGLGICGRELCCSTWLTDFKTVSTTAARYQNLSLNPQKLAGQCGRLKCCLNYELDAYLDALKDIPQVQRPLKTSKGEAFLQKTDIFRRRMWFAFKGDNNWVMLDTARVRELLDMNKRGEVIESLLPPREEAPEPEVSAIVEGSLDRLDDKIKSSSKRSKRKKGKGEKEGAASSEASEARAPREGREPREPRAPRPEREPRAAQEPGAEQPREAREPREGRPPREGREGRPGRDGRRPTGAAPGGPRPPEQMTSPGPGDADNPVPALGDVPEQRGRRGAAARPLNRRGGRGRADSPRADNKDGGASPNAEPRPEGGRNRRPNAEGGEPRPRREGSEPRAEGSGERREGRGGRNRRGGRGPAGEGGAPAPAAPTPAGS; encoded by the coding sequence ATGGCTTGTTCAACTTGTTCCACCGGTGGGGGCTGCGGCACCACCAAAGTAGGCGGCTGCGGCTCCAAGGGGGGCTGTAGCTCCGGCTGCACCCGCCTCAATGTGTTTGATTGGCTCCAAGACGTGGAGGTGCCCGACTCGTTTGCCGGGTTTGATATTGTCGAGGTGCGATTTAAAGGCGGCCGCAAGGAGTTTATGCGCAACGACTTGCGCCTGCCCCTCGTGACGGGCGACGCCGTGGTGGTGGATGCCGCCGGCTCGGGCTGGCACCTGGGCCACGTCTCGCTCAAGGGCGAGCTGGTGCGCCTGCAGATGCGCAAAAAGAAAGTGCCCACGGATTCAAAGGAAATCCGCAGCATCCTGCGCATTGCCACGCCCGACGACGAGGAGCGGTGGCAGGCCGTGCGAGACCTCGAAACCGGCACCATGTTCCGGGCCCGCGCCGTGGTGAGCGAGCTGCGCTTGCGCATGAAGCTCAGCGACGTTGAGTATCAGGCCGACCGTACCCGCGCCCTGTTCTACTACTCAGCCGAAGACCGGGTCGACTTTCGCGAGCTCATCCGCCGCTTGGCCGACGAGTTCCGGGTGCGCGTGGAGATGCGCCAGATTTCGCTGCGCCAAGAGGCGGGCCGCATCGGCGGCCTCGGCATCTGCGGGCGCGAGCTGTGCTGCTCCACCTGGCTCACCGACTTTAAAACGGTGAGTACCACCGCCGCGCGGTACCAAAACCTCAGCCTCAACCCCCAGAAGCTGGCTGGCCAGTGCGGCCGCCTCAAGTGCTGCCTCAACTACGAGCTCGACGCCTACCTCGATGCGCTCAAGGATATTCCACAGGTGCAGCGCCCCCTGAAAACCAGCAAGGGCGAGGCTTTCCTGCAGAAAACCGACATTTTCCGTCGCCGCATGTGGTTTGCCTTTAAGGGCGACAACAACTGGGTGATGCTGGACACGGCTCGCGTGCGCGAGCTGCTGGACATGAACAAACGCGGGGAGGTAATCGAAAGCCTGCTGCCCCCGCGCGAAGAAGCGCCCGAGCCCGAAGTATCGGCCATTGTGGAAGGCTCGCTCGACCGCCTCGACGACAAAATCAAATCGAGCAGCAAGCGCAGCAAGCGCAAAAAAGGCAAGGGCGAAAAAGAAGGAGCCGCCTCCAGCGAAGCCTCCGAAGCCCGCGCCCCCCGCGAAGGGCGCGAGCCCCGCGAGCCGCGGGCGCCTCGCCCCGAGCGCGAGCCACGCGCCGCCCAGGAGCCCGGCGCCGAACAGCCGCGCGAAGCCCGCGAGCCGCGTGAGGGCCGTCCGCCCCGCGAGGGCCGGGAAGGCCGCCCCGGCCGCGATGGTCGACGCCCGACCGGTGCCGCACCCGGCGGTCCGCGCCCGCCCGAGCAAATGACCAGCCCTGGCCCCGGCGACGCTGACAATCCCGTGCCCGCCCTGGGCGACGTGCCCGAGCAGCGCGGCCGCCGTGGGGCCGCCGCCCGCCCGCTCAACCGCCGCGGCGGCCGCGGGCGGGCCGACTCGCCGCGTGCCGACAACAAGGACGGTGGTGCCTCGCCTAACGCTGAGCCCCGCCCCGAAGGCGGCCGCAACCGCCGGCCCAACGCTGAAGGCGGCGAGCCCCGGCCCCGCCGCGAAGGCTCCGAGCCGCGCGCCGAGGGCAGTGGCGAGCGCCGCGAAGGCCGCGGGGGCCGCAACCGCCGCGGCGGCCGGGGCCCCGCAGGCGAAGGCGGCGCCCCTGCTCCGGCGGCACCCACGCCGGCCGGTTCTTAG
- a CDS encoding M57 family metalloprotease, which produces MNKFKLLPLIALTGAALSVASCSKKEEAAVATPEAVSQEVKAQIQALGFGTQDVKAVDGGYVVEGDMLLTKELLASAPGYATLRVGDVEQYRTTNLVTGLPRVLTVSISSSFPAAYVSAIDEAIRRYNAANLRVTFRRVSSGAQMPVKYSSNLGPGVLGQSGGFPSGGNPAPGFTLVPNVINSSNINYIATIMAHEMGHCIGMRHTDYYNRAYSCGGSASNEGASTVGAVLIPGTPSTAEPNSWMLACVGNGVNRPFTANDLTALNYIY; this is translated from the coding sequence ATGAACAAGTTCAAACTTCTCCCCCTCATTGCGCTGACCGGCGCGGCTCTATCCGTCGCATCGTGCAGCAAAAAAGAAGAAGCGGCCGTGGCTACCCCCGAAGCCGTTTCGCAAGAAGTGAAAGCACAAATCCAGGCCCTGGGCTTTGGCACCCAAGACGTGAAAGCCGTGGACGGCGGCTACGTGGTGGAGGGCGACATGCTCCTGACCAAGGAGCTGTTGGCCAGCGCCCCCGGCTACGCCACCCTGCGCGTGGGCGACGTGGAACAGTACCGCACCACCAACCTGGTAACGGGCCTGCCGCGCGTGCTCACCGTGAGCATCAGCAGCTCGTTTCCGGCGGCCTATGTGTCGGCCATCGACGAGGCCATCCGGCGCTACAACGCCGCCAATCTGCGGGTGACCTTCCGCCGCGTTTCCTCGGGCGCCCAGATGCCGGTGAAGTACTCCTCCAACCTGGGCCCGGGCGTGCTGGGCCAGTCGGGCGGTTTCCCCAGCGGCGGCAACCCCGCACCGGGCTTCACGCTGGTGCCCAATGTCATCAACAGCTCGAACATTAACTACATTGCCACCATCATGGCGCACGAGATGGGCCACTGCATCGGCATGCGCCACACCGACTACTACAACCGCGCCTACAGCTGCGGCGGCAGCGCTTCCAACGAGGGCGCCAGCACGGTGGGTGCGGTGCTCATCCCCGGCACGCCCTCCACGGCTGAGCCGAACTCCTGGATGCTGGCTTGCGTGGGCAACGGCGTGAACCGCCCCTTCACCGCCAACGACCTCACGGCCCTCAACTACATCTACTAG
- a CDS encoding cold-shock protein, with protein MLTGTVKFFNDTKGFGFIIADDSQEEIFVHQTGLIHEIQEGDRVQFNLKDGKKGPNAVDVTRIA; from the coding sequence ATGCTCACCGGCACCGTTAAGTTTTTCAACGACACCAAAGGCTTCGGCTTCATCATCGCCGACGATTCCCAGGAAGAAATCTTCGTCCACCAAACCGGCCTCATCCACGAAATCCAGGAGGGCGACCGGGTGCAGTTCAACCTCAAAGACGGCAAGAAAGGCCCCAATGCCGTGGACGTTACGCGCATCGCATAA